TATCTGCTCACCGCCGGAGCCATCGGCATTCTGTACAAAGAAAATGCTTCCATTTCGGGCGCGGAAGTTGGCTGCCAGGGTGAGGTCGGTGTCGCATGCTCCATAGCCGCAGGCGGCCTGGTTGCCGCCCTCGGCGGGACAAATCGTCAGGTGGAGTACGCTGCCGAGATCGGAATGGAGCACAACCTCGGGATGACCTGCGACCCCATCGGAGGACTCGTGCAGATCCCCTGCATCGAACGCAATGCCATGGGATCTGTGAAGGCCATCAATGCCGCGCGCATGTCCATGAGCGAAACCGGCGAGCACAAGGTTTCATTGGATCAAGTGATCGAAACCATGTACCGCACGGGGCAGGACATGCAATCGAGGTACAAAGAGACGTCCTTAGGTGGCCTGGCTCTTAATATTATCGAGTGCTGACGAAGGCCGGCTGCACGCCGGTCAAAACAGCTTCGCCTCGGCATAGATTAACTTTCCATCGACCAATCGCGCTTCGTCGGTCAACTTATGCGGACGCGCCGGCTTCTCGTTATCGATGTGCAGAATTTCGTGACCATGCGCTTTGAGATAGTCGGAGACGAGCATGCGATGACAACGAAAGTACACGCGTTCGGCGCACATGATTGCGGTGGGACCACTTTCTGCGAGTTGCACTAGCTCCTCGATTCCGCTCTGGAACTCTGCGGTAAGCATGTAGTCCGCATAGTTGCGAAATGAATCATTTCGCAATCCGGTGTTTGGGGAATCCTTTCTTTGTTTCTTCCGCCTGCCGCCCAACGCGGGCATCCAGATATAACGGATTTCTGATTCGGGAAGTGCTTTCTCCAGTGAGTCGCGATTGAAATGCGGCAACCGGCGCGACATGGGAAAAGCGCGGATGTCGACCAGTGTTTTTATTCCATGCGCTTTCAGCGCTGATACAAGCTCGGGCAATTCTCTGGTTGAATGCCCAATGGTATAGATGGTAGCCACTGGAAAGTGCTGTCACATCGAGCCCGTGGCCCTGAGAGGCACGTTAGTTAGGCGCCGCTGAGCAACTTCTTTACGGTTTCACTTACAAGTTTGCCGTCCACGCGAGTGCCTTGAGCTGCGAATTTCGACATGGCATTCTTCATCACCGTGCCCATGTCTTTCATCGTCGGCGAGCCCATTTCGGAAATTGTTGCCCGCACAACAGACGCGATCTCCTCTTGTCCGGCAGCTTTGGGTAAATAGCCTTCGATAATGCCGATCTCGGCGGCTTCCTTATCGGCCAATTCCTTCCGTCCGCCCTTGGTGAACTGCTCGATCGAATCCTTGCGCTGCTTGATGAGCGTATTCAGGACAGCCATGGCTTCCTGATCGTCCAATGCCGCGCGTTTATAGATTTCTTTGTTTTTGAGCGCCGCTTTTACCATCCGAAGTGTACTAAGCCGGTGTTCTTCGCGCGCTTTCATTGCCGCAGTGATGTCCTGCGTAATGCGTTCCGGAATCGTCAAAGGAGAGGCTCCCGTCACAAGGCGATTACAAAGCTCAGACAAGTATATCGAGGCGCGCGTAACAGCCCTTTTGTGGCCCTAGCTTTGCATTTGAGAGCTGCAGAAGGGTGTGACTACTGCACGGTTCTCTGCGCTCTAGTGGCGTGCGCGGAAGAGGCCCCGCCGCCCAGATCTTCGAAGCGCACATTCATGATCGGATACTGCTTCCAGTCCTTATAGTCGAAGTGCCACCACTCGTTGGGGTAGACGAGGAAGCCTTCGGACTCCATGGCGCGGCGCAGAATCGCTCGATGCTGGCGCTCTTGCGGTGTGCCGCCGGGGTAGTCGGCAAAGGCGCGCTGCGTCATCTCGTCGTAGACGCTAGGCATCGAGACTTCATGCCCAGTCTTCAGATCGTAGATGCTCAGATCGACGGCACAGCCGCGATTGTGTTTTGAGCCGGTCGCGGGATCGGCGACGAAGATCTTCTTGTCGTCCGGCGTCGCGTCCCAGAACATCTTGGTCACATACCACGGACGATAGGCGTCGTGAATTACGACTCCATAACCTTCCGCGTGCAGCTTCTGGTTGGCTCGCGCCAGTGCCTCGGCTGCCGGGCGCTGCAGAAACGCGCGCGCCTGCGAATACATTGGCGTGCTCAGGAAGTTGTCTTTGGTCGCGTAACGGATATCGAGCTTGATCGTAGGATCAAGCTTCACCAGCTCCACAAGGTCGGGATTCCTGAACGGTCCCGCTTCTGGAGGAGGCGTAGCGCGCAGAGCTACCGCGCGCAGTTCCTCGATGGGGTGCTGAGGTTTGAGGTGGAAAATTCCGTTGCTGATCTCCTGCGGGTCAATCTTCGCTGCGTGGAGCACAGTTCCGCAGGAGGTCAGCAAAGCCAATGCGAGA
This sequence is a window from Terriglobales bacterium. Protein-coding genes within it:
- a CDS encoding M15 family metallopeptidase, producing the protein MKSPRWLLALALLTSCGTVLHAAKIDPQEISNGIFHLKPQHPIEELRAVALRATPPPEAGPFRNPDLVELVKLDPTIKLDIRYATKDNFLSTPMYSQARAFLQRPAAEALARANQKLHAEGYGVVIHDAYRPWYVTKMFWDATPDDKKIFVADPATGSKHNRGCAVDLSIYDLKTGHEVSMPSVYDEMTQRAFADYPGGTPQERQHRAILRRAMESEGFLVYPNEWWHFDYKDWKQYPIMNVRFEDLGGGASSAHATRAQRTVQ
- a CDS encoding L-serine ammonia-lyase, iron-sulfur-dependent, subunit alpha codes for the protein YLLTAGAIGILYKENASISGAEVGCQGEVGVACSIAAGGLVAALGGTNRQVEYAAEIGMEHNLGMTCDPIGGLVQIPCIERNAMGSVKAINAARMSMSETGEHKVSLDQVIETMYRTGQDMQSRYKETSLGGLALNIIEC
- a CDS encoding GatB/YqeY domain-containing protein, which codes for MTIPERITQDITAAMKAREEHRLSTLRMVKAALKNKEIYKRAALDDQEAMAVLNTLIKQRKDSIEQFTKGGRKELADKEAAEIGIIEGYLPKAAGQEEIASVVRATISEMGSPTMKDMGTVMKNAMSKFAAQGTRVDGKLVSETVKKLLSGA
- a CDS encoding DUF488 domain-containing protein, translating into MATIYTIGHSTRELPELVSALKAHGIKTLVDIRAFPMSRRLPHFNRDSLEKALPESEIRYIWMPALGGRRKKQRKDSPNTGLRNDSFRNYADYMLTAEFQSGIEELVQLAESGPTAIMCAERVYFRCHRMLVSDYLKAHGHEILHIDNEKPARPHKLTDEARLVDGKLIYAEAKLF